AGGAAACACAATGTCGCATTATGGAGCTTGACAGTCTCACCACAGCAGAGATGTTTAGCCGGTAGGTATACAGGTCGCCACCGCTTATTGCCAAGGTCACATAGGCCTCGATTACGGCTGCACTGAGGTAGAACAGGGCTGCAGTGGCATTGTAGCCAgtgtcctagagagagagagagagagagagagagagagagagagagagagagagagagagagagagagagagagagaaagagagagagagaaagagatacggagagaataagagagagagagagagatggagggagggagagggagagaaagaaaaagggagatggagagagagagagaaagagaatgagggagagaataagagagagagagagaaaacaagagagagagaaagaattagagagtgagagagagcggaagagagagagaataagggagagagagagaataagagagaggagatggcaggTCAGTCTGCAGCACTCCCTTCACAAATTGCATAATTGTCGCTCTTAAGTCAGGAGGCGTATTTACAGAGGCGTGGTCGGGGGTTTTAAAGATAATTTTACGTAAACAAAATTAAGAGTTATTCCATCGTTTATGACAAGAGCCCTGTTATAAACTGGCTGTTAAAGGACaaatgcacaaaataaaaccATTGACCCCATCTGTTATAAATGTAGACGGGCACCGGCTACTTTGATGCATATGTTTTGGTGGTGCCCCAAGTTGCTTCCCTTTTGGTCGTCCATATTTCGATTAATCCCTGAGGCCTTCCACAAGACTATAGACCCTTCTCCTATAATCGCTCTCTTTGGTCTACCCCCCAGTAATGTTTGCCTTTCCAAGGCAAAGAAAGACACCCTTGCCTTTGCTTCTATAGTGGCTAAAAAGGCCATTCTTCTCATGTTTTTCTCATGTCACATTTCCTCTGGCATTGTATACATTCTCttgaaaagataaaataaaaaacagagtTGGGAaaaaaaggacaagtgcactattttaaaCATTAGCTACGACCCTTTTCttagttgtctgcaatgttttagagtccccgtcaccattttttttttttacatttgcagCTGTCTCCATTATTTGGCTAATTCGGAAAtttgtctcaattggctttacaatggcaGTCTATGCACATGGTGTTTActggcattccctaacaagtttgaaggCAAAATATGGAAAAATGGAAAAATGGCAATTCAATAATATTCTGAGCACATATACTACAGGTATAGTCCCACTTGATTTTAGTGTTAAATATGAACTCctcgagtgttgaattaacactgcaaagccaTATGCACaaaaatgacctcaggccagagTCAAACCTGGGTCCCTAGGCGTGCCAGTCAATGTCCTAACTGTTTGAGCCAGGACCAGTGCCCGGAGGCAACTTACACTTGCATCACATGCATTGAAATGTTCAGTATTCAAAGGTGCCTGACGTCATATGAAAAGGGCCTATTGTCTACAGAGGGGGCCCTAAACACAGTTGTAGTTGATGTGGGCTGGCTTATGAGACGAGGCTATCACATGATCTATTGCAGAAACCTGTTTGTTAAGATCTGGGTAAGTGAACGCTGTGTCTCGATTATGCTATACAGGCTTGTGAGTAGAGGGAGGCGTTCACATCACCATTAcccatgctgccctacaaagcaaaaaggcagtaactgcgcagagctcaaaactgagtcagttgactttaaaatgatgctgcaatccagtataagtggtttttggaatattactgaaatgtgacagttttgttactttatattaccaccctttttccaaatcaatcattttacttatctgtagactttgatatatatggcattaaagggacactgtgtgagatttttagttgtttatttccagaattcatgcttcccattcactaatgttacctttttcatgaatacttaccaccagcatcaaattctaagtattcattatgactggaaaaattgcacttttcatacatggaaagggggatcttctccatggtccgccattttgaatttccaaaaatagccatttttagctgcaaaaatgactgtacttggaccgtactagaaaatatttgtttattacttcgtaaactttaatgtaaagatcaaatttggcaataggcagcccagtttcagtgagcagcaaagttgcagtaccttttttgaccatttcctgcacagtgtccctttaaagttatagttagtcattttaaacagcaatccAGTTACTGcccttttgctttgtagggcagcatggaacaccactgtacattttgcagtgtccaACCACTGTACAGTTGGCAGTATTCAACCCTTACAGACAGTGgcagttctagaccaaaattgccAGGGGGGCCGAGATTGTCCCAATGTGGTTTTAGGGGGGCACATTTAATGGAAAAAAACAGGTATAATATTGTATTTAATATATTGTGTTTGATATTTAGATATTTCAGTAAAACAATAATATTAACCATTGACTGTTTAGTACAGGGGCCGCAACATAGGCCAAGAGTAATTCTACAGGGGCCGTGGCCCTCCCTGGCCCTCCTTCTAGAACCGCCTCTGCTTACAGACTCCAATTTAGCACTCACAGTGTTAGAAGACGTgacgtggggcagccgtggccttgtggttggtctttcaatctgggggttgcaggttcgaatcccccctgacctctccctacatctccatccatagctgaagtgcccttgagcaaggcacctaaccccacattgctccagggactgtaaccaataacctgaaaaatagtagttgtaagtcgctttgaataaatgaaagcgtcagctaagtgcaatgtaatgtaatgtaatagaagaAGAGTAGGTGGAGCACTACCAGTGTCCCTAAAACTCAACTGTTGCTCTTGGAGGGTGCAATgtcacacaccctgatgaaggccgcaGGACCAATACACGTTGGCGATTTTTAATGTACTAGCCCACTgaataaagattgttttgggCTTATATAAACTGTAAATTAACTTTTAGTTTATACactgaggagaataagtatttgatcccttgctgattttgttggtttgcccactaataaagacatgatcattttataatattaatgataaaatgtattctaatatggagagacagaatatcaaaaagaaaatccagaaaataactttgaagaatatattttaattgatttgtattccattgaggaaaataagtatttgacccctctagtcaaagaagacaaaatacttggtggcaaagcccttgttttctcatacagaggtcagatgtttctttcagttaatgacaatgtttgtggatatattagaaaggaatTTTGACCACTtgtctttgcagatcatctctaaatcacttaagttgtatgactgttgcttggcaaatgggagcttctgttcccttcacaggattattatagggttaatgtttggaaactgtctaggccacttcatgaccttaatgtgcttctgcttgagctactccttcattgcttgggctgtatgttatggattattatcatattgggaggccaatccatgagctaccttcagtctagtggtggtgggaaagaggttggcatgcagcactgtacgtttacatgtctccctccatccatttcttgacgatgtgatgttgtcctgtgtcttggccagacaaaaaacctcaaaacataatgttaccactttcatgtgtgatgttggagaaggtgttgttcttgggatcataggcagcatttctcttcctccaaacacatcgagttgtgttaatgccaaacagtttgattttggtgtcatctgattccaacacctcccaatcatatcctaatccagtttgatgttcattggcaaacctcaggtgagcctgaacaggttccttctgaagcaggggtaccatacatgcactgcaggattttaatccgctgtggtattaagtgtttccaatagttttcttagtaattgaggtcccagctgccttgagatcatttcctagctcctcccatacaattttaaggtgctttatctatttttttcctggttattaaattcccacaaggtcaaatcttgtatggaaccacagacaggcttaagattgatgattgatgatcattttgtatgtcctaaaattgggaagaaatgcaccaacaattTGCTcattaatatccaggagcccatttcagccttgttgagttctaaaatcttgtccctgacatcctttgacagctttttggtctgtcccatgttggtgagtttagtttgattgattgactgattctatggactgattctgcagattcaatgtgtcttttgtgcaggttactattaacaggtgtgttcaattcagataacaagttgattggaagggccatttgatctgcgggatcagaactcttaatggttggcagggtatcaaatacttatttccctcaatgaaatataaattaattaatatatattctttagagttaatttctggatttttgatattctgtctttccatattagaatgcatattatcattaacattaaagactgatcatgtctttattagtgggcaaaccaacaaaatcagcaagggatcaaatacttattctcctcactgtacattgTCGAGTATAAAAAGGTCACTTGTAACAAATAAGCTCTTAAATAAACGTTTAATTTGTACATCGCAGACTGTAGAACTGCAACATAAGCTGTTGGTGCTGTAAGTATCTCACCATGGCGGGCCAAACGCTCCCCTTGTTGCAGccgaagaggaagatgaggagccaGACGGTGGTGAAGACGAAGCAGAAGACGGAGACGAACATGACCCACCCCTGGGGCATGGCGAACGCCACCCTGGTGGACGCTATCAGGATCCAAACCAGCCCGCCGATTATCTGAggtgggcagacagacaagcggacaggcggacaggcaggcaggcaggcaggcagacagacagacagacagacaggcggacagagggcaaaggatgggggaggagaggatgaggtacAGTGTTTTGTCAGAACTAAAAAAAACCTTCTATTTTTATCCACCTGTTGTGTTTATGCGTGAACAGATTTAAAAATATCCGCACTTAAAAGTAGGCTATTTGCATACATGTAGCCAGCACCTTTCACTCTTAGCAGTGTAGCTTATTGTAGAGTTGAAcaacatagagtagagtagagtagagtagagtagagtagagtacagtacagtacagtacagtacagtacagtacagtacagtacagtacagtacagtacagtacagtagaatagtCAGTCGCAGTTCGATCCATTTGggtgccctaggcgaaatatagacatggggccctcttgagtTATTTNGTTGACATTTACCATGATGGGGCTGACTGTTTTATCGGCAGTTTTGATGGGGCCCGAGCAATTACCTAGTTTGTCTATTGGTAAAACTTGgtctgagtagagtagagcagagtacagcacagtagagtacagtagaagagagtagagtagagcagagtagagtagtggagcagtgtagagtagagtagagaagagcagagtagagcagagtacagtacagtacagtacagtacagtacagtacagtacagtacagtacagtacagtacagtacagtacagtagagtgtagaTTAGAGTAGTAgagcagtgtagagtagagtagagtgtagagcaGTGTAGAGTTCAGtacagtatagagtagagtagagttttaGAATTATTTTGTTCATCACAAAGGGATATACATGCAGCCTTCTCTGTATATAATACACATACCAAGTAGCGAATACAGTAAGTCTTACGATCATATACTGACTCTGCACTATGTAAGACACAACCGTAGGTACTGCTTTGCTGAAACCCCTTAAACACAAGCACACGTGTGTTTAGTAGTATTTGTTATGGTAGCCTACTACCGTTGAATGTTTTTAAAAATTAATTCAGGTTTGGTATTATGCCGTTGACACGCATGAATGTAAATGAGTGAGTATCAAGTGAGTGTTTTGCACACCACTTCATTTCCATATTCAAAACCCTGACTTTGGATAACTgtcacacatgtaggcctattccttcaatatatatttttcatgaatacctcaTCAGTAACTCAAAAATGATTGCTGTTAAGATTTAATAGTGCATAGCTAGCTGCTGAAACTAAGTGACACTACTCTCCACCAATACAACCATttctaaagatttttttttttttttttttggggggggggggtcttttacgactttatttgataggaccgtgtgaggggtggacaggaagtgaatggggagagagacggagaggggttgGCCTCgagcccgggtcagccgcatggtaggcaCGGCAGGGCCTAATAGAACCATTTCTAGCACACAGTAACGGCCAAATTTTGAAATGTTGGGAACAACAATAGCCTCTATGTAGCCTACTCCATGTGTAGAGTCATAAAGTCCAAGCTGCGCCCTGAACAAACACATCAATTCTAAAGCTGGATTTTCTTTGAATATATGGGTATAACCCTAACCAAGAGTTGGCCATTGTAACCACAGGGCTTCGTAAACAATGCTATCATTCTGAATTTTTGCTACAGCCTTTCAATGAACCGAGCACAGTCCATACCAGCTGGTTTATGCACAAACGATAAGAAAAGAAATGAGCAAATACCACTGCAATTTCATTTTATCAGCTTCTTACATCATGGAGACAATCTGAAAATAGCAGATAGTAGCCCAGATGTGCATTGCATGGTAAATATGAGTATGTTATAAAAAATACAGTAAAAAATCAGGATCATGGTTTAGGCTTACGTAGGCCTATTATACAAAAAAGACAGTTTTTACTTGTTTTTAAATTGTAGACAGCAATGGTATGGGAACTGTGAATTGGAATATCCCAGCCCATAATTCTCTCCATTTCCTTTAGCATCTATGAAGTAACTCTACGTGTCCAGGGTTATTGAGAAGATTGTATGCGGCTTTTCACAGGTGAGTCATGCAGAACTGACACAGGTGAGGGAGAGTCACCCACCCACCTGCGTATGAACCCAGGATGTGGAGGTACCACACATGTAGCACACTAGGCGATCACCACAATCCCAAAgagctaacctggttctcacgcaatgGGATCTGGAAcgttgtcaatcgcttagctctggaaaggcctgggtgtgttcaaaacagctcgaacttgattggagaattcacgtggctttcacgtactacttcaaccactgacttgtatatacccctcCCCGCAATCCCGCCCCGCAATTCTGATTGgaaaggctgtgaaatatctgattctgttcgggctcgtctaagatttccagatcCTCGTGTGAGCTCGAGGTGATGCACAATGTCGATTTTCTTCTTAGAGCAGgcatcactcttaattatttaagtctctgagggtgctggccaaaaaattaaattcaatgtttcaagaaggaggccgcaccttgcatcctaatgttttttattgcacagacgcatgTGCAATAAAagaacactactatgcaaggtgcggcctccttcttgaaatgAAGATGCCTGATcatcatgcctgatgaagaccctgttgggtcgatgcctgatgaagaccctgttggatcgaagcgttgtatgacctgaatacattttcaaaagcggagctacagtgtgctgacttctactctttccactatcaggcgcgcctttgtcctgcacctggcctcagagagatgggatgtgcatactcttacttttatgaagCATGAGGAGGTTAGACATTGATAGTAAAACTGAGAGGTAAACAAGACCCACAGAGCTACGTCATGTGTCATTTACTTAcatttatttaaaatgtaagCCAGTTTCCGACAGAACGGACCAACTGACAGATGGTCAGAAAACCCGACCGACCAACCAACCGACACAGTGTCACTGCGCATGACTAAAAGCAACTGTCCAAGCAAATTGTTTGTCCAAGCGAATAAGTAAATacttaaataaataagcaaaactCTTTCCCCATTGATTATACATGTATTTCTGACTTAAGTAATACAGCTGGGTCCTGCTGTGgcgtaatggtagggcactgggttactacgccggcgacccgggttcgattccggcccgagtcatttgccgatcctccccatctctctctcactcacttcctgtcaccatctccaactgtcccatcaaataaaggcaaaaaagcccttaaaGAATAATACAGCTGTTCATGAATTTCAAGAAATTTTCTTAATTTTAGTTTAGAAATAGCAAAAGCAATAcaatacataactgtcattcaatgtgcttgagaaaagaaagaggagagagggttaTACTAGCTAGAGAGACATATATTACTCTTCGAATCTCTGGTTAAGCATTGGGTgtggcaggggggccctttcagatgactgtcatGGGCCTGGCCCCAGCTTTCTGCGGTCCTTGGTAATTGTATGCCAatcacagaggtgtcaaaagtatttaaaaaaaaaaaaaaacagcgaacaaacaaaacacaaacagtttccttccaacacaacatATCTGAATAACTGGTAGATCTgtatacttgtcttacgatcagctaactctgcactggttggattggaagtttgtggtgggtctttgTTAGGTTTCTAGTGTTTTTCAGTTCAGTTTTATTTGCCTCATTAGGTAGGTACATTAtgtagtaaatggtgtaacagctatgtaatatcatgtgccaaTGTTGTACGTACaccatgatacgatacgatacgatacgatacgatacgatacgatacgatacgatatgatatgatataacaTTATATGATTTATTTCAGATGTTACAAGTGAGAATCAACAGACAGAATGCAAATAATATCATAAGGGGGAAACGAAACCCCACTTGATTTTAtcatcatgaatttacttttacttttacttttgacacctctggccaaCTGACAAGGGATTCCAGAGCTATTTCCTCTCCACTTATCTCCTAAATCACTTGAAGACTTCCATATCAACCTCAAGACACATTAGCCACTTCTCCttaaggcagcacacacacacacacacacacacacacacacacacacacacacacacacacacacacacacacacacacacacacacacacaacacacacacacacacacacacacacacacacacacacacacacacacacacacacacacacacacacacacgcacgcacacaaatggacAAGACCGACAGACAACACCCTTCATCCCCTCTCCAGTTCTCCGGAGCGTGAAAGCCTCAATGTTGAACCGGCTCCAAGCTGCCGCTGTGGGCTAAAGCGTTTAATCATCTAATTTATCCGCCATCAGCGTCGTCCCCTCGGTTATATCACATTCTGATTAGGCAGTCAGAGATTGGCagatgtccaccaccaccacgcaggGGGAACCTGGAGCAGTGGGGGCGCaatagggctgctgacagctttggccgggcccaggacaaagtcatctgaaagcccccccccccccccttcactagCCAAAATGGGTAGTTGGTGTATGTCTTacgagtcaaacacacactcactaatggttcAAAGTAGCTAGTAACTTTTcgcttctaccagccaaactgaattttcagcaCAATTTGTCAGGTTGccaggtgttaattcagagccctacCCACAATGTAATGACCACCCAATTATGCCCCCACCCCTatctgatccttccccatctccctctccccactcgtcTCCTGTCCCTTACTCATCCTAtcctaaataactttaaaaaaaaaaaaagtggaataCTTACAAGTTCAGGAATAAACAGGATGTCAGGGAAGGTGGTAAATACAGCACATCCTCTAGGCAGGTAGTTCCCAGTCACTGACGACGCCATAATAATCCCCAGAAAAAAGCTTCTCAAAGCTGTACGGCTCTGGTTGAAGAACGTGCAAAGCTAGTATGGGTGAGTCGTGTGCCTACGATATGTGTGCCCACCTCTGACTGACCAAAAGGGATTCCTCCTCAATGTGGATAATGTTGCGTTTTTGCttgcccgcctgtctgtctgtctgtctgtctgtttgtgtggatgtgtgtaagcGCTAGAGAGAGTGAACTGCCCTTAGGGGATATATGTATGTAATGCCCAATGACATCGGAGTTAATGTGAGTGCTGTTTTTAGTTCCTCGTTGTTTTAAAGCACACACCCAACTCCCTTTTCTCCCGTTCCCTGTCCATCCTCATTCATTTGAATGTTGGCACAAGTCACCCATCAATGGGGCCCTATTGTATGGAGAGCAGGAGTGGTTGGGTTGGTGGCACGTTTTCATGGCAGTAAACAGGGAAACTGaagggtgtgtgtagtgtgtgtgtgtgtgtgtgtgcgtgtgcgtgtgcgtgtgcgtgtgcgtgtgtgtgtgtgtgtgtgtgtgtgtgcgtgtgcgtgtgcgtgtgcgtgtgtgtgtgtgtgtgtgtgtgtgtgcgtgcgtacatagatgtgggtgtgtgcatcaGGTCATCAAAGCCTCTTCAAACACCTAAGAAATGCAAGGGGGAGACCTAGGACAATGTTTAACAGACCAACCTTGTTTCTGAAAACACTATGCCCACCGAAGTCCAGAGAGACTTCTGAGTGTTGTTTTTTCGTCATTTAGAAGTCACATACTTCTAATTACTATTCTACATatgaagttgagagagagagagggtccgaggcactctgtaTTAAaagtccgtattaaaagtcctttattacaTGAACACCATTGACAATATACCTACATATTCTACATATGCCCACATAAACTTCCTTTGTGGGCGCAATTTTTTTTCACGCGGTTACAAAAGAACTTACGTATCATACTACTGTTAATTGCTGTGACCAGCATGGTGGAAAACCTGATAGTGCACTGAGCAATGGCTCATATTTGTGTGGATTAAAATGACTGGACTGCTTGTGTGAgtcatttgagaacaaacttGCCTTTTTTAGAAGAGagcacattgttttgagacaagacatgcatttttcagggggtagtgaggggttttgcccattgtgtgtgagttttggggatttgtgtgtagagtttggagaattcgagacctgattccgaaaattgtgtgtaagcaatcgagaaaaactgcagCCTAATAGCTGTGACCAGCATGGTACTTATGGAAAACCTGAGTGTGCACTGGGCAATGCCACCACAGCACAGTAATACACCATCAGCTGGGCAATGCCACCATCAGCTGACGCATCAGGTCTGTGACCTCTCACCTGAAACTTGGGAAAGAAGGATTTGTGTTCGTATTTACGATTATGCAatgcacataagtgtgtgtgtgtgtgtgtgtgtgtgtgtgtgtgtgtgtgtgtgtgtgtgtgtgtgcgtgcgtgcgtgcgtgcgtgcgtgcgtgcgtgcgtgcgtgcgtgcgtgtgtgtgtgtgtttctctctaatGTCTATACATGTGTGAGAAAAAGAATGTGTGCGtcacccacatgtgtgtgtgtgtgtgtgtgtatgtgtgtgtaacagacTATTTACTCAAGCGTTGTTCACTCATATTGGGTTGCATATAGTGCTAGGGAACCATGGCAACTAAGGTAAACAATTCCATGTTATTGCACTATATTGTTTATcatgcctctctgtctccccccccacccctctctctctctctctctctctctctctctctctctctctctctctctctctctctctcctcttctggtgCATGTCCCTCTCCATTTGTTGTGGTTATCTGTTTGTGCACGGGGCCACAGGTACACGTAGGTTTCCTTTCTTTAGTGTGAAGCTAGGAAAGGAGAATAAGTCTGCCACGGACGGgtgacagtactgtacagtaggcctattggcagaagtgcatctagaatcgcctctgcctatTGGTATTCACAACAACCACCTCTGCTGCCGTCCATgggcgtgcacagataggaacGAGGTGGTGCcacagcacctgcccctttgaaagttgttatttgttgtttttttttcacaatcaggggtgtagtgggcgcggtacgcgggggtacgcagtccacccacttctcctgaagtgagatttaaaaaaatatattctgcccatgtttgtatacaaaaaggaatgagcacatagcagtattgcagatgattgaccaaacagatgaaaactgagaagcaatgatggtagattaaggacagttgtgggggttgacatgataagttgcctaattatttgatgacgttaaaaatcgcgtaccccactttaaaaatccccactacaccactgtccaCAATGTATTGTGGTCTTCGGTGACGTGATCATTTAGATTAAAAGCGTGTGATAATTATGGCTTGATATGATTCctatatagcctagtaaggcagctaaAGTTTCACAGCTAGTTTCACATGCAAGTCTCAGATGCCCCCCATGCACCTGCCCTcccaaatgtctgtgcacgcctctGCTGTCGTCTGCCTAAAACTGACAA
Above is a genomic segment from Engraulis encrasicolus isolate BLACKSEA-1 unplaced genomic scaffold, IST_EnEncr_1.0 scaffold_825_np1212, whole genome shotgun sequence containing:
- the LOC134444890 gene encoding myelin and lymphocyte protein-like — encoded protein: MASSVTGNYLPRGCAVFTTFPDILFIPELIIGGLVWILIASTRVAFAMPQGWVMFVSVFCFVFTTVWLLIFLFGCNKGSVWPAMDTGYNATAALFYLSAAVIEAYVTLAISGGDLYTYRLNISAVVMAFVATLLYVIHTILSALRWKSL